In one window of Helianthus annuus cultivar XRQ/B chromosome 17, HanXRQr2.0-SUNRISE, whole genome shotgun sequence DNA:
- the LOC110926137 gene encoding transcription factor MYB124, translating to MQSMKNKGCDSISSCNNSSSNNNNNGDGNGNGEAQKQKERHIVSWSQEEDDILREQIGIHGTDNWAIVASKFKDKSTRQCRRRWFTYLNSDFKKGGWSQEEDMLLCEAQKIFGNRWTEIAKVVSGRTDNAVKNRFSTLCKKRAKNEALAKENNKFYIATNNKRTRLHNVHDSETLLEMSPSKIRRKHIPDATEDYRQLRPPFTLILQKCHNVNATTTQLRPKTDEVSKDGTFLKKDDPKIIALLQQAELLSSLAIKVNTEKTNESYEDACKAVQDFIKQSKGSDALGFNVSDMDVRSCDEGSQQSWRQLDLYQGSPDGSDYSTGSTVLSQAIEKMEPVQDNIVDGKSNIIPDSTTNEDILGSCDGFDNDVDVVCPLPNSEFNSPVQVTPMFKSMAAGIPSPHFSESERNFLLKTLGMETPPPKQNTKTAHPPCKRALLHCL from the exons ATGCAAAGTATGAAGAACAAAGGGTGTGATAGTATTAGTAGTTGTAATAacagtagtagtaataataataataacggtGACGGTAATGGTAATGGTGAAGCTCAGAAGCAGAAGGAGAGGCATATAGTTTCTTGGTCTCAAGAG GAAGATGATATATTGAGGGAACAAATTGGTATCCATGGAACCGACAA TTGGGCTATTGTTGCGTCGaagtttaaggataaaagtacACGACAATGTAGACgaag ATGGTTCACTTATTTGAATTCGGATTTCAAAAAAGGCGGTTGGTCACAAGAGGAAGACATGCTTTTATGCGAG GCTCAAAAGATTTTCGGCAACAGATGGACCGAAATAGCAAAAGTGGTTTCAGGCAG GACGGATAACGCGGTCAAGAATCGGTTCTCCACTTTGTGCAAGAAGAGAGCAAAGAACGAAGCGCTGGCGAAAGAGAACAACAAATTTTACATCGCAACAAACAACAAAAGGACCAGACTTCACAACGTTCATGATTCAGAAACGCTTCTAGAAATGTCTCCTTCGAAGATACG GAGGAAACATATCCCGGATGCAACAGAAGATTATCGGCAACTTAGACCTCCATTCACTCTAATTTTACAGAAATGCCATAACGTTAACGCAACTACAACGCAGCTTCGTCCCAAAACTGACGAGGTGTCGAAAGATG GAACATTTCTAAAGAAAGACGATCCGAAGATTATCGCATTGCTACAACAAGCGGAACTACTTAGCTCACTCGCGATTAAAGTCAATACGGAGAAAACAAACGAGAGTTATGAAGATGCTTGCAAG GCCGTTCAAGATTTTATAAAACAATCGAAAGGAAGCGATGCTCTTGGATTCAATGTTTCCGATATGGACGTAAGAAGTTGTGATGAAGGCAGCCAGCAATCTTGGAG GCAACTAGATTTATATCAAGGATCCCCGGACGGGTCTGACTACAGTACAGGGTCAACGGTTCTTTCCCAAGCGATAGAAAAAATGGAACCGGTTCAAGATAACATTGTCGATGGTAAAAGTAACATAATACCCGATTCAACAACAAACGAAG ATATATTAGGTTCTTGTGACGGATTTGATAATGATGTTGATGTCGTATGTCCTTTGCCAAATTCGGAGTTCAATTCACCCGTTCAAGTGACCCCGATGTTTAAATCGATGGCTGCAGGGATCCCGAGCCCACACTTTTCGGAAAGT GAACGGAACTTTCTACTAAAAACACTCGGAATGGAAACACCACCACCCAAACAAAACACCAAAACCGCGCATCCACCCTGCAAACGCGCCCTTCTTCATTGCCTTTGA